In the genome of Bacteroidota bacterium, the window CAAAAGCAAGCAGCCACCAACCGCTGCCGATGTATTGGCTGAAAAATGAGTTGACACCCAGTTTGGTATCAGCGCCCTCCAGTAGGTTTTCAATCATTACATACCCCTCGCCAAACAAAGGTGGGAATAGAAAGATAAGGGCACAAAGAGGGATACCTGCCAATAATATGCGCTTTACAGGATTTTGATAGGCAAAAAAGTGATGTTCGATTTTTAGCGATGTACGTATCATGTACACTGATAGCAATCCTACGCCGATGCCCAATAATATGTAAAACGGTATGGCGTTTAATTCCCATTTGTTGGTGATGAGGAAGAAAAACTTTTCAGGGTATAACAACTGTGAAACCACCGATGAAGTGGCGGTTGAAATAATCAACGGTATAATAAACGGGATGCTGAAATCAAACAGCAATACTTCCAGTGCAAAAATCACCCCTGTGATAGGGCAGTTGAAAATGGCGGCTAACCCCGCTGCTGCTCCGCTTGCAAGTAGCAGTGTGCGGTCTTTATAACCAATACGGAAGTTTTTTGCGATGGAACTGCCCGTAGCCGAACCACTGTTTACAATAGGAGCCTCAAGCCCAACGGAACCGCCCATACTAACCGTAATAGCGCTGGTGAGCAGGTGAGACCATATATTGTTTTTATCCAGATAGCTTTGGCGTTTTGCAATGCTGTATATTATTTGGGCTACCCCCGGTTGCAGGTTGCCTTTTAGCAGCCAGCGTACAATTATTACGGTAAGCGTAATACCAATAAGCGGGTAGATAAAAAACGAGTTTTGCAAAAATGAACCCTGAAGAGAGTTTGAGAGCAGGTGCTCAAAGAAGTTGGCGGTACGTTTAAGTGCAACTGCTGAAAGCCCTGCAACGATGCCAATAAGTATGCATAGAATGATAAGAAAATTACGGTGGTTAAGGTACTTCGATTGCCAATCGACATAGCTGTGCAATAAAAGTTTAACCCGTTTTTTGATATCAAAGTACATGCGGCAAAAATAGGTTTTTTAGCTAAGCAGGCGGGCGATTACTATGTAATCTTATCACTACAATAGAGATAAGGGGCTAAAATTTAACACCAAGCATATTAATAATTTAAAAAAAAACGCACATATTGTATTTATTAATCATACACATTAGCCTATGAAAATCTCTGTTACTTATCAAGAAAATTACTCACGCGGCGATTTGTTGCTGCGTTCATTTTTCGGTGCATTTTACATTGTACTGCCACATGTTTTTATGTTGTTTTTTGCCCTTTTTTGGTCTTCAATCATTTCATTCATTTCGTTTTGGGTGATTTTGTTTACCGGAAACTATCCCCGCAGCTTTTGGGAATTTAATTTGGGGTTACAAAAGTGGAATCTGCGGTTAAATGCGGTGCTCAGTAATTTGGTTGACGGATACCCTGATTTTTGGGTAAATAAAAACAACGACGATATGTTATCTAACATTGAGCTTGAATATCCCGAAACAAGCAATAGAGGTACTGTGTTGTTGCGTTTGCTATTCGGAGTGATATATGTTTACATACCTCACATGTTTGTTCTGCTTTTCAGAAGCATAGCAGGAAACGTTTTAATGTTTTTAGCTTGGTGGGTGGTTTTGTTTACCGGTAAATACCCTCAAAGCTGGCACGAGTTTAACGTAGGTACACTGCGTTGGTCTACCCGTGTTGCATTATACATGAGTTACTTAACCGACGAATACCCTCCTTTTTCAGGACAATAATTTAAATTGCCAGAATGGACGAAAGATACCATCCCATTCCGCAACCCGAAGAAATAAGCACCCGTGAGCGACAAGACGCGATGGGTGCTTATTTAATGATGTTTGCCTCGTTAGGCGTTGGGTTGCCTTTACCGCTTATCAATTTATTGGCAGCGGTTATATACTATTTTGTAAACCGAAAAAAATCAAGGTTTATTCACTTCCACACTTTGCAGTCGCTGATATCTCAGCTGCCTACAAGTTTGCTGAATGCAGGTGCTGTGTTTTGGACTTTTTCAATCCTTACTTCTTCAGGCGTTACTGAAAATGTAGGGGAGGATTTTGACCCCGTTTTTAATTTTACCGATTTGTATTTCGGTTATATAATAATGGTGGTTATTGCCAACCTTGTGTATATAATTTTTAGCCTTATTGCAGCCGTTAGGGCATACAATGGCAGGTTTTATTACATGCTGTTTTTCGGAAGACTAGCTTATCACTATGCGTACTCAAAACAAAGTACCATAGGCGAAGAAACTGTTTATACCAATCGTCCGCCGATGTAGTTATGGGAGAGAAATTAGTAAGAGATATTGTAATACTGGTACTCATCTTCGGGGCCATTTGGGCAGGGTTTGCCTATTTTTCAAAAGACTGGAAAGCTCCGAGTATTGAAATAAGTCGCGAGCAGGAGCAAAAGCTGGGTGATATTATGGCTAAAAAGGTGGTACTTACGGAATGGGAAAACATTACCGCACAGTATCCCAAAGTTGATTCAGCATACCGCATTATATACGGTAGACTGTTGAATCAAGTACCTTTACCAGCGTATAACTATCGCTTTTACATCCTGCGCGATACCACAATTAATGCGTTTACCATTGCAGGAGGGCACATTTTTGTGTTTGAAGGCCTGATTAAGTTTTGTGAATCTCCCGAAGAGTTGGCGGCTGTTTTGGCACATGAAATCGGCCACGCTGAAAAGAAACATATTACCAAGAAGCTGGCAAAAGAACTGGGTATTGAAGCCGTGGGTACAATTTTAGGAGGAGGGGATGATAACGTGATTAAAGAAGCAGGGAAACTGGTGCTTTCAAAAAGGTTTGACCGAGAATATGAAAAACAGGCCGACCATTTTGCAATTGATTTACTTGAAAAGGCAGGAATAAGCCCCTATAAACTGGCGTCATTTTTCAGAAAGTTAAACGAGGCGGGACTGGCTTACGACGATGATTTGGAGTTTATGATGACTCATCCCCACAACGATAGTCGTATTAAAGACATATTAGGCCATCAACCTGCGGCAGGTTTTAAAGAAAAACCTTTCGTAATGGATTGGAAAGACATTCAACAATCTCTTAACAACAAATAATCACTTTAATTCTTTCAGTTGAGCATCAAGGTCGCCTTTGATGAAACAACTCACCTGTAAATAATCGGGGGCAGGAAATAAATTACGAATGGTAATTGCCTCAACCTTACCTGTAGTATTTATGCCATTACCCCAGTTTTTGGTTAGGTTTTGCTGTACTTGTTGTTGTATAGTGGTAAGCATATCACCCACATAAAACTTTGCATTTTGGCGCATAGAGTTAGTAAGGGTGTTGTTAAACAACCACTTGGCCGATTTTAGCAACACGTTGCGTGTTTTTATATCAAAGTCTAAATCGGGTAGGATGAGTTCTTTTGTTACACTGTCAAATTGTGGTGTTCCGGTCATATACATCCAACCTTTTACACTTCCGTTAAAGTTTACTTTAATCAGTAATTTTTGATTGCCCGTACCGCTCAACTGTACCTCAAGCACTTCGATGTGCTTTTTGCCATAATCAAACTTCATACCTTTCATTTGGGCATTTACCAGTTTGGTTAGTTCCGCATAATGCAACCGGGTATCTAAATACACACTAAACCCGCCTGATTGCTTAGGGTTTTTGCTTAAATCGGGCAATTTAGGCGGAGCCGGATGATTAGCGGTATTCAGCAAGAAAGCAGGGTTGGCTGTGGCACCTAAACTAAACCTCAATTCATCACCCTTGGTAGTAATGGGGCTGATGCGCAGCGACGAAGGATTGAACACCAAAAAGCCGAATGTATCAATGGCCATTGGGGTATGCAGTGTTTTCCAAACTTGCTCTACTTGTCCGCGTAAATTAAATTTAGCCATACCGGCATCAAAATCTTTGCACGCCTTATCCAGCGGCGCGCGTGTTTGCGCCATTATATTGTCGGTAATATCAAAATTTAGCGTGGTTACTTTACAACGGTTAATGGGTATCAGTTTGGTAACGGCAGTATTAGATTGTATCTGATAGGTTGGGCTGATATTTACTACCGATAGTATGCTTAATTGTAGCTGGCGGGGAGGCTCATTCATACCGCAACCCGTGCCTACATAGGGGCACCAATCCCAGCAACAGGGGCGGGCTTCGCCCTCGCCTTGGTAGTACCCTAGGCAGTTAATAGCCAATGTGTTGTTATTAGGGACGAATGAGAGTTTTTCACGCCAAAAATTCCAACGGTAGTGCAAGTTGCAATTGGCATCTTGTTGCCAACCGGGGTAACCTGTTGAATTAAGTTTGGCAGGGACGTTTTTCTCTATTTGGTCGTACAGGCTTTTTAAATCTACCAGTACCGGAATATCTATTTGTGACGGGGGTGGGGCAGGGGCTACGTATGTTTCAGGTGCTAACGTTGGAGTTTCTGGTTGTATGCTGCGGCACGATGCTGCTATGGCAACAACAACACTAAGCAATATAAAACGGTGCATGTAGTATGGGGTACAAAAATGCCAAATATAGTTATGAAAGGTTATTTTTTCCTTTACTGATAACAGGTATATCGGTAAACAAACGTGATAAAAGCGCTTTAATAGTATCCATTGTAACCGGTTTAGGCAAAAAGTCTATCATACCGGCATCAATACAGGCTTGCTTATCCTCGGGGAAGGCATTGGCCGTTAGTGCTACAATGGCAGGGCTTTTCTCTTTAAGTTCTTTGGTAATTATAGAGGTAGCTTCAATACCGTCCATTTCAGGCATTTGCACATCCATAAACACCAAATTATAATTACCCGCAAGGCACTTGTCAACCGCTTCTCGTCCGTTGTTGGCAAAATCAACCTTGTACCCGATGTTTTTCATAATTACCTCCATCATCATCAAATTCACTTTGTTGTCATCTACAACAAGCATTTTCAAGTCGGGTAATTCTTCGTTTTTGGCTTTGGCTGTTTCTGCAACATCTATAGGACGGGGGCGATTATCTTTTACCTTTATCAGTTTATCCAGCAATTTTTGGTAGGTAGCTGAGTTTGCAGGCAAGTTCAGAACCTTACGGTTGGGGGCGTCCCACTCTTTTGCCAGCTCAGCAGGCAACTCTTTCAGTTGGTGTTTTACAATGATAATCTCACTGTTTTTAAGCGACTCTGGAAGGGTATAATCGCTGATGGAAGTTGCATCAGCAAAAATTGCAGTAGCCCCATCCATTACTCCCGGCACATCGGCAAGTTGTTCAACGACAGTGGTTTTTATTCCCCGCTCATCGTTTAGCGAACGGATAATAGAAGCCACAATCTTTTCAGGCGAAACCAGTACCATTTTAGTACCGTGATATTTTCTGAGTAAGCTGCCGCGTTTTACAGTACTTCTGCCGTTTGAAAAATCTTGAATGGTAAACGAAAACTGTGAGCCTTTACCTTCTTGTGAAGCAACCTTTATGGTACCTCCCAATAAACTCACCAACTTATCTGTAATGGCAAGTCCCAAACCTGTTCCTCCATACTTGCGGGTAGTAGAGTTATCTACTTGGGTAAACACTTTAAACAGGTCATTTATCTTGTCTCGAGGAATACCAATACCTGTGTCGGTAACAATTAGTTTTAGTTTATTATCCTCATCGGGTCGTATCGAAATTTCGATAAACCCCTTTTCAGTAAACTTAATAGCATTGCCCACAAGGTTTATCAGTACTTGGCGCAAACGGGTTTTATCTGATTCTATTTTAACAGGGGTATCGGGGTGAATACGGCTATACAGGTAAATGCCTTTTTGATGGGCAAGCTGACCCAATATCTCAATGGTTTCAGTAATGATTTCTTCGGGCGAAACTTCTCCTTTTTCAATCATCATCATACCGGCTTCTATTTTAGAAAAATCCAGGATGTTGTTCACCAAAGATAATAATGAATCGCTACTTGTTTGTATTGCATTCACATAGTTTTGTTGCTCCTCATTAAGGCTGGTAGTGCTCATTACCGAGCTCATACCAATAATAGCATTCAGTGGGGTGCGTATCTCGTGGCTCATGGTAGCCAAAAACGCACTCTTAATGCGCGAGGCCTGCTCGGCTTCGTTCTTGGCTTTTATAAGATTCTCTTCGGTTTGCTTGCGTTGGGTTACGTTTCTGATTAGTGACAGCATTACCCACGATTTTTCGTTGGGCAGTTGTATGTAGCTGTTAGAGAATTCAAGCACCGTTTCTTCATCATTTTTAAAGGTGTGAAGCTCAAACTGGGGTTTCAATTGTTGCAACTCAAGTTGTTGCCTGAAACTGGCCTTATCAAAACCGCTATCGCCAATATCCAGTACATCAAAAATTTTGCGGCCTGCAACATCGTCAGTACGGCCTAAAAACTGCAGCAGCGTATCGTTGTATAAGATGATATCTCCGCGCAGGGTGTACAATGCAAGCGCATCAGAAGTGTTTTCCCACAACGAGCGGAAACGTTCTTCAGATGAGCGTAATTCTCTACTGCGTTTATCTACCTCAAGAATAAGGTCACTTTCAAATTTCTTTTGACTGTATAGATAGAATATGGCAAACGAAATGGCAAAAAACGCGGCAATTACCGATGCGTAGAACCACCATTGATTGTAGAACGGCTTACTGATGTGTATTACAGGACTAACAGCCACATCACTGGCAATACCGCCTGCATTGATAAGCTGTATTTTAAGAACATATTTACCCGGAGGCAGGTTTTTAAAGTTAATGGCATCGGTAGTAATGCGGGAAATCTCTTCCCATTTGTCCATCAACCCTTCCAGTTTGTATAGTATTTTGTTCTTGTCTTCGTCTATAAAACTGTTGGCATCAAAGTAAAACGTAATATCATTATCGTCGCTGGCAAGTTTTATAGAAAGCGAGGCCGGTAACGCTGATGTTGAAAGCTCGCGCGACTCTAATTTGCTGATACGGATAACAGGTTTTTTAATTACTTGATTATCATAGTCGGGCTGATACACCATAAGCCCCGTGCGCATAGCTACCCAAATATCGCCGTCGCCGCCTGTAATAATAGGGCTGGCCGTACTTTCTTTAAACTGTAAGCCGCGGTAAGTAAATAGTTTGGGGTCCGATTTCCTGTCCATCACCACTACACCTGTATCCGATGCCAACCAAACGGCTCCGTTTTTATCTACCGCAATACCGTAGTAGGGTTTATTACTCCAAAGGCTGGTAGTATCGTAGGGAACAATGTCAAACTCTTTCAGGTAATAAATACCGTTTTCAGTTCCCACAATTCCCAAGTTTTGATATACAGGATAGAATGAGTAGGCCGTGTAAGAGAAATTAGTACCTTTTTCAGTGTTTATCTTCTTCCATTTGTTTTTAGTCAAACGGTAAAGCCCTTTATCACTAAGCACTACAACTTCATCGTTGTGCCAAACAATTCGTTTGGGGGTTATTCTGTCTTGAAAAGAATTAATAAGCTTTAACCCCGAAGGTGAGGCTTCAAACAAGCCGGCTTCGCTGGCAGCAATAATTTTATAATCGGGTAATACAGCAAACGTAAGCAGGCGGGCATTGCCTTGTACTTTGGTAAAGTTTTTACCCCCAATGCCGTACCATAGCCCTTGCGTGCTGCTAAGCAACCAAGTATTTCCGGCACTATCAGCCCATAATTGGGTAATACGTTGGCGTGAGTTTTTTAGCCCTCCGTCAAACGGGTAGTAGGCAATGACCTTACTGTTTTCAACAATACTGATACCTTTGGGTCCGGCAGCAAGTATTTTATTGCCCCATGCAGCTACTGCTTGTACGGGCAGGCTTCCAAGTCCCTTTTGTTTACCCAAAAAGTTAATGCTTTGGCTGGTGGTTTTAATCAAACCGTCTTCAGTGGCAAGCCAAAGGTTATTTTCACGGTCGGTAAACAGTTGGTTAATATTTTCATTAGAGCGTAGCCCGATTCCTTCAACAACTGTAAAATTACTTTCAGGCCCGTCTAATTGCCATACCGTATTGCTGGTATCCAGCAGATACACTTTCCCTGAACTGTTACTGCGCAGTTGTGTAAAATGGTGATACTTATTATCGAATAGTTTTGATACCCTAAGGGTATTGCTACTAATAGCACCTATAAGGTTACCCGTAAGAATCCAGAGCTCAGGTTCAGTATTTTGCTTCCATGGGTTTGCATACAGGTTAAAATCTGTTACCTGCGAAACAATACTTGGGTCAAGTTCAAGTTTATAAGGTGGTTTGCTGAAAGATAGTTTATAAATAGCACTGGAAGTCCGTAAATAAGCCGTCTGACCGGTTGCGGTTATTTGCTTTATATCTTCCTCAGTATCCAGTGGCAGTTCTTCCCAATTATTGTTAGCCCAAGATAAAACACGGTTGCGCGTAGCAATGGTAATATAAGGGGCACTGCCTTGGTATGAACCGAAAAAATGGTTGGGATATTCTCCCATATCCATTACCAATGAGGTGATTTTTTCCCAAGCATTGTTCTTCCACTCATACACATCCATCTTCTTATCCGTAGAAAGACAAAGCCAAAGGCGGCCTTCTTCGTCGGTGTAGGGTAGTACGTGTTGGTATGGAGCGGCTAGTTTGCCGTAGGGAACACTTTGGTAGGTAACACCGTTAAAGCGGGTAAAACTTTCGTCGTTCACCCACCACATAGCACCGTTAACATCTTGCTGTACTTGCAGAATGTTTCCTTCGGCGGCGCTATTATCAATAGTATATTTTTTAGTATTGTAATACTGAGCCCTTACCACTCCGCTCATGCAGAATAGCCCAAACAATAAAACGATATATGCAGGTCTAAATTTCAAAACCAATAACCTGTTGGCTCATAAGAGTTTATATTTTTTGTGTGTTGACGGAAATAAATATAAATAGCACTCTCTTATAATGCTCAACGGCAAAATAATGCGGGTAAAGATAAAACGGTTTTTAAAATTACAAAGACAAGTTTTATATGAGTTAACAGTTTTCTTATGTAGTACGGCCTAAAAAATGGTAAACGATAGTTTGCTACCTCCCTCCAAAAATTGATGAGCCAATGCGTACAATAGTACTACCTTCTTCAACGGCAATGTGGTAATCGCCGCTCATACCCATACTTATCTCTTTAAAATATTGATTATGATTGAAGTAACGTGTTTTTAGCTCATCAAAAAGCTGTTTAAGCCCCTTAAACTCGGCACGCACTTGGTTTTCGTTATCGGTTAATGTTGCCATGCCCATTACCCCGCAAATTTGTACGTGGGTTAGTGCTTTAAATGCATCACTGTTAAGCATTTCAAATACCTCGTTACGGTCAAAGCCAAACTTTGTTTCCTCTTGGGCAATGTGTATTTGCAGTAAACAGTTCAGTACCCGCCCTGCTTTTTGTGCTTGTTTATCAATCTCTTGAAGGAGTTTAAAGCTGTCTACCCCGTGTATCAAGCGCACAAACGAGGCCATGTACTTTATTTTATTGCTTTGCAAGTGGCCAATCATGTGCCACTCAATATCGGCAGGTAATTGTGGTTGCTTATCGGCAAGTTCCTGCACACGGTTTTCGCCAAAAGCCCGCTGGCCTGCATTGTAGGCTTCCTGTATGTCGGCTACGGGTTTAAATTTAGAAACAGCCACCAACTTTACCCCTTGGGGTAATTGATTTTTTATGCGGGTTAAATTTTGCTCGATACTCATTTTGGAATTATAGTTGCTAATATTGCATCATGGTTAAACACATTGCCGCAATATTAGTTTTCTCCATTGTTTTATTTGGGTGCAAAAATACACCCGAAGGTATTTTGGATAAAGAAAAAATGGTGGCTGTTTATACCGATATCCATATAGCAGAAGGAAGGCTGCGTACTGTGGGTATTTTTGCCGATTCGGCAAAGCTGATGGCTCCTGTATTGTACGACGAAGTGTATCGTACCCATCAAGTATCACGCGAAGAGTTTATCAAATCATACAACTACTACCAAGCAAACCCCAAAGAGTTTGAAGCAATTATTGACAGAGTGCTTGAAGAGCTGAGTAAAAAAGAAAGCGGAATTAAATAGGTTGTTAGTGGTTAGGGATTAGTTTGCGGTATCTATCAATAGCATCGGGATTTATTCCCGATGGGAGCAACGTAATATCACTAGGATTTATTTTCGATATACAGATACAGCGGGTTGCCTCATTATACCGATGAACGGTCTTCTAATTTATTTCCTACCATTTTACAATTTATCAATAGCACCGGGATTTATTAACGATTGATAATTGGCATAAAAAATTGCCCGACAAGGTATAAATTAGCACCCCGAAAACCGATTACAGATTTGGCAAAAGTTATACCCTTTAAAGCCTTACGTCCGCGCCCTGATTTGGCGCAGGTTGTAAGCAGCCGCAGCTACGATACTAATCACAATCACATCAGCCGCGAAATAATGGCAAGGAACGAATACTCGTACCTGCACGTTGTGAAGCCCCATTTAAATTTTAGCGACGCAGAACGTATCCCCGAAAAACATTTCCCTATTGCCCGCAAAAAGCTGGAAATTTTGATGGAAGAAGGGGTGCTGAGGAAAGACGACAATCCTGCATTTTACTTACACCAGATTACCGACAACATCCGCCACATTGTGTACAACGGTATTGTGGGACTGGCATCTGTAGAAGATTATCTGAACAATCATATTAAAAAACACGAACACACCCTTACCAAAAAGGAAATGGGATTGGTGCACCATGTTGAATATGTGAAAGCGGTGGGAGAGCCAGTGCTGCTTACGTTTGAAGCCGGAGATTGGTACGACCACTTGGTAGTTGAAACAACCGCTTTTAAACCCGAATACGACTTTACCAGTGATGATGGCCTGCAACACCGTTTGTGGGTAATAAATAATGCTGATGCTGTGCGCAGTATTAGCCAAAACATGGAAACCGCAGGCGATTTGTACATTGCCGACGGACACCACCGCACTGCATCAGCGGCAAGGTATTGCGAGATGCAGCGCGAAAAAGGCGCAAACACCAACGATGCTTGTTGTTACTTTTTGGCTTACATGATACCGGCGGATAAGATAAAGGTGTTTGAATTTAACCGATTGGTGAAAAACCTTGGCGCACAAAGCAAAGAAGAGTTTTTTGAAAAACTGAAAGTTGATTTTGATGTGTATGAAATAGGCCGCGCCAAACTAAGAGTGAAAAAGAAAAACTTTCAGTTTGGGATGTATATGGAAGGCAAATGGTACGGACTTGATTACAAGCAAGAGGCCGAATCCGGCGATGTATTAGGCAATCTTGATGTATCGATACTTGAGAACCATGTGTTGAAACCCATCTTAGGCATACAGGATAGTAAAACCGACGACCGTTTATCATTTATTGATGGAACAAAGGGTATAAGTCGCTTGCAAGAGTTGGTGGATAATGGGGATTATGCCCTGGCATTTTCATTGTATCCTACAAAAATTGAAGAGGTGATTGCTGTAGCCGATAAAGGATTGGTGATGCCCCCAAAATCAACTTGGTTTGAGCCTAAGCTTCGTACGGGGCTTTTGATTCACGAAGTGTAATAAAAATAAACCGGGACTATCATCCCGACACTCCCGGTTTAACAAAATATTAAGCCTATGATCATTTGTATAAACAGACGTTGTTTCATATTGTTTTGTTGTGCGTAGCTTAATAATTTGATATTCACAATCTTTATGCGTTTAGTACGTTTATCAAACAACATGATTATCAGGGTAACTCTAATCGCACTTGCGCTATATGCAACAGGATGTTCTACCAATGCCGGTACAAATTCAAAAACTGAGGCCTCAAGGATTGCACAAACCGATAGTTCTTATACCAACTATCATCGTAAAGCCCAGCGGGTGATAGACTCATTAAAGCTTGACAAGGAGAAGATTTATATTGAGGTGAGTAAGAGTAGCTACTTGTTGCAGCTTAAAATAGGAGAGGTGGTAATTAAAGGGTATCCCGTGGTATTGGGCTTTGACCCGATAAACGACAAGAGACAAGAGGGAGATGGTTGTACACCCGAAGGAACGTTTAAAATTCAAAGCAAATACCCGCACAAAAGCTGGAGCAAGTTCATTTGGTTTGATTATCCGAATGACGAGAGCAGAAAAAAATTTGAAGCCCGCAAAAAGAAGGGCGAAATACCTAAGGATGCCCGTATTGGTGGGGAAGTAGGGATACATGGTGTGCCTGATAAGGATGACCGAATTATAGACCAAAAAATTAACTGGACGTTGGGCTGCGTATCGCTTAAAACAGCTGATATAAATGAGATTTACAGCTTGGTAAAAGTGGGCACCAAAGTGGTGATAGAACACTAATAGCAAATCATAACTTTCTCTTTTTTAACAACTTGAAATTAATTGCTCAAAATATGCTAAAAACCTTCAATGTTTAGTAGCAAAAAAAGTTGTTCGTATTAAAATTTTATTAGATTTGTCTCGGTTTAAACTAACCGCAAACATTTATTTTATCATCGGTTAGCCTCAAAGGCAATCACTTGGTAATACGCTCATGAGTAAAACAATAAAACTCAAAAAAGGGTACGACATTAAACTGGTTGGTGACGTATCCGCCAACACGGGCAGTTTTGATACACCCAAAACCTATTCAGTTAAACCAACTGATTTTGTTGGTCTATCCCCTAAACTTAAAGTTGAA includes:
- a CDS encoding YggS family pyridoxal phosphate-dependent enzyme, which gives rise to MSIEQNLTRIKNQLPQGVKLVAVSKFKPVADIQEAYNAGQRAFGENRVQELADKQPQLPADIEWHMIGHLQSNKIKYMASFVRLIHGVDSFKLLQEIDKQAQKAGRVLNCLLQIHIAQEETKFGFDRNEVFEMLNSDAFKALTHVQICGVMGMATLTDNENQVRAEFKGLKQLFDELKTRYFNHNQYFKEISMGMSGDYHIAVEEGSTIVRIGSSIFGGR
- a CDS encoding DUF4296 domain-containing protein; the encoded protein is MVKHIAAILVFSIVLFGCKNTPEGILDKEKMVAVYTDIHIAEGRLRTVGIFADSAKLMAPVLYDEVYRTHQVSREEFIKSYNYYQANPKEFEAIIDRVLEELSKKESGIK
- a CDS encoding DUF1015 domain-containing protein encodes the protein MIIGIKNCPTRYKLAPRKPITDLAKVIPFKALRPRPDLAQVVSSRSYDTNHNHISREIMARNEYSYLHVVKPHLNFSDAERIPEKHFPIARKKLEILMEEGVLRKDDNPAFYLHQITDNIRHIVYNGIVGLASVEDYLNNHIKKHEHTLTKKEMGLVHHVEYVKAVGEPVLLTFEAGDWYDHLVVETTAFKPEYDFTSDDGLQHRLWVINNADAVRSISQNMETAGDLYIADGHHRTASAARYCEMQREKGANTNDACCYFLAYMIPADKIKVFEFNRLVKNLGAQSKEEFFEKLKVDFDVYEIGRAKLRVKKKNFQFGMYMEGKWYGLDYKQEAESGDVLGNLDVSILENHVLKPILGIQDSKTDDRLSFIDGTKGISRLQELVDNGDYALAFSLYPTKIEEVIAVADKGLVMPPKSTWFEPKLRTGLLIHEV
- a CDS encoding L,D-transpeptidase: MRLVRLSNNMIIRVTLIALALYATGCSTNAGTNSKTEASRIAQTDSSYTNYHRKAQRVIDSLKLDKEKIYIEVSKSSYLLQLKIGEVVIKGYPVVLGFDPINDKRQEGDGCTPEGTFKIQSKYPHKSWSKFIWFDYPNDESRKKFEARKKKGEIPKDARIGGEVGIHGVPDKDDRIIDQKINWTLGCVSLKTADINEIYSLVKVGTKVVIEH